Proteins encoded by one window of Synechococcus sp. MVIR-18-1:
- a CDS encoding ComF family protein, whose protein sequence is MKRGLEGATPVRFNAAGWYRGELRREILRLKLNQDLSVLKAITFALRRTLPAKALLVPIPSWKTQKRANPLPALICQSLGRTTKTLLKRCRPTVGQHHLSRRQRLVNMQSAFAIDPDQRSWCVSETPIWIVDDILTSGATAREALNTLKSAGFGVRGLICLGRTP, encoded by the coding sequence ATGAAAAGGGGGCTTGAGGGCGCCACTCCTGTTCGCTTCAACGCGGCAGGCTGGTATCGGGGAGAGCTACGCCGAGAGATCCTGCGCCTAAAGCTCAATCAAGACCTATCAGTGCTGAAGGCGATCACCTTTGCACTACGACGAACTCTTCCCGCCAAGGCTCTCCTGGTTCCGATCCCGAGCTGGAAAACACAGAAGCGAGCTAATCCGCTGCCAGCATTGATCTGCCAGAGCCTGGGACGCACCACCAAGACGTTGCTGAAACGCTGCCGGCCCACCGTGGGGCAACACCATCTCAGTCGCCGTCAGCGGCTTGTAAACATGCAATCTGCATTCGCGATAGATCCAGATCAGCGATCCTGGTGCGTTTCAGAAACGCCCATCTGGATTGTCGATGACATCCTCACCAGTGGAGCCACAGCCCGAGAAGCACTCAACACGTTGAAAAGCGCTGGGTTTGGAGTCAGGGGATTGATCTGCCTAGGGCGCACCCCGTGA
- a CDS encoding DUF2470 domain-containing protein, protein MTADPLTPAVSERICRHMNDDHGDAVLQYALHYGGVSAANIATMTAVNADAMSLEVDGKPLRIPFDHTLTDSEDAHRTMVAMLRAMPSDGGKGES, encoded by the coding sequence ATGACCGCTGATCCGCTTACCCCCGCTGTTAGCGAACGCATCTGTCGTCACATGAATGATGACCACGGCGATGCAGTGCTTCAGTACGCTCTCCATTACGGCGGAGTGAGTGCTGCAAACATCGCCACCATGACAGCCGTGAACGCTGATGCCATGAGCCTTGAGGTGGACGGAAAACCCCTCAGAATCCCCTTTGATCACACACTCACTGACAGTGAAGACGCCCACCGCACCATGGTGGCCATGCTGAGAGCCATGCCTTCTGATGGGGGCAAAGGGGAATCCTGA
- a CDS encoding FGGY-family carbohydrate kinase codes for MSQDPLVLGIDLGTSGVRIAVIDSNCSLLQTESAPYQIGLINPFDWRERCCTLIGRLKPDYRHRLKAIAVDGTSGTLLACDQKGLPLAEALPYSFACPNFTAQLQALSPQGGPASSASGSLARALHLVDQHKAPLLLRHQADWINGWLLDNWSYGEEGNNLRLGWDLSKSAWPDSFTSQPWWDALPEIRASGSVLGPLSPQRAIDLDLPKDLLVVAGTTDSNAAVLTADADDDEGITVLGSTLVLKRFTDQPLSPGPGTSTHRVGGRWLCGGASNAGAAVLKQLFPGIDLAELSRQIDPDQNSGLQLRPLPKCGERFPVDDPHLEPILTPRPVSDSLYLHGLLEGLTQIEHAGWQRLTSLGADPPRKIVTIGGGARNPQWRRLRERQLGVPIRSCNTPPAAGVARLALQAVKAPDKTIHLGEN; via the coding sequence ATGAGCCAAGATCCGCTGGTGCTCGGCATAGACCTAGGCACCAGCGGTGTCCGCATTGCTGTCATCGACAGCAACTGTTCTCTACTCCAGACCGAAAGTGCGCCGTACCAGATCGGTCTGATCAACCCCTTCGACTGGCGCGAGCGCTGTTGCACGTTGATCGGTCGCCTCAAGCCCGACTACCGACATCGCCTCAAAGCCATCGCCGTGGATGGCACCTCAGGAACGTTGCTGGCCTGCGATCAAAAAGGGTTACCTCTTGCCGAGGCCCTGCCCTATTCATTCGCATGCCCAAATTTCACGGCGCAACTCCAAGCGTTGAGTCCACAGGGTGGACCCGCTTCAAGCGCCAGTGGCAGCCTTGCGCGGGCTCTGCACCTCGTCGACCAACACAAAGCTCCGCTCCTGCTTCGCCATCAAGCCGACTGGATTAACGGCTGGCTTCTTGACAATTGGAGCTATGGGGAGGAGGGCAACAACCTTCGCTTGGGATGGGACCTCAGCAAAAGTGCGTGGCCAGACAGCTTCACAAGCCAACCCTGGTGGGATGCACTTCCAGAGATTCGCGCCAGTGGCTCAGTGCTTGGCCCCCTTTCACCCCAACGCGCCATTGATCTAGACCTGCCAAAGGACCTGCTGGTCGTCGCCGGGACAACCGACTCCAACGCGGCCGTTCTCACAGCTGATGCTGACGACGACGAGGGCATCACAGTGCTGGGGAGCACCTTGGTGCTTAAACGATTCACCGATCAGCCCCTATCTCCAGGGCCAGGGACCTCTACCCACCGCGTGGGTGGTCGTTGGTTATGCGGAGGAGCCTCCAATGCTGGTGCTGCGGTGCTGAAGCAACTGTTTCCTGGCATCGACCTCGCTGAACTGAGCCGTCAGATTGATCCAGATCAAAACAGCGGCTTACAGCTACGGCCACTTCCCAAGTGCGGAGAGCGCTTTCCTGTTGATGACCCCCACCTCGAACCCATCCTGACGCCACGTCCAGTCAGCGATTCCCTTTATCTCCACGGCCTTCTAGAGGGATTAACGCAAATCGAACACGCAGGATGGCAACGCCTCACAAGCCTTGGAGCCGATCCTCCGAGAAAGATCGTGACGATTGGAGGCGGAGCGCGCAATCCTCAATGGCGACGTCTGCGCGAGCGCCAACTTGGTGTTCCGATTCGCAGCTGCAACACACCTCCAGCGGCAGGAGTGGCTCGTCTGGCTCTACAGGCTGTAAAAGCACCAGACAAGACGATTCATCTAGGGGAGAATTAA